Proteins from a single region of Rhodospirillales bacterium:
- a CDS encoding dienelactone hydrolase family protein: MASDRLLNGPSVPPIGGGTAKQLIVLLHGVGADGKDLISLAGYLQSVLPQAYVVAPNAPFPFDMAPFGYMWFSLGDMRPDTRMNGVRAAAPMLNAFLDAELSRHQLKDANLVLLGFSQGAMMALHVGLRRARPIAGIIAHSGMLVADQRFSSEITCRPPVMLTHGAADEVLPAACLPAAEAGLKAAGITVESHLVPGLGHGIDETTLRFDLAFLARVFAATA; encoded by the coding sequence ATGGCTAGCGATCGGCTGCTAAATGGTCCGTCGGTGCCACCGATCGGCGGCGGCACCGCAAAGCAACTCATTGTTCTGCTTCACGGTGTTGGCGCCGATGGCAAGGATCTCATTAGTCTTGCGGGGTATTTGCAATCAGTTCTACCGCAAGCATACGTGGTTGCGCCGAACGCGCCGTTCCCATTTGATATGGCTCCTTTTGGGTATATGTGGTTCAGCCTTGGAGACATGCGTCCCGATACGCGGATGAACGGAGTGCGCGCCGCCGCACCGATGCTAAATGCCTTCCTTGATGCCGAACTTTCTCGACATCAGCTGAAAGACGCGAACCTCGTCTTGCTCGGCTTTTCGCAAGGAGCAATGATGGCCTTGCATGTCGGCCTGAGACGCGCCCGGCCGATCGCCGGCATTATCGCGCATTCCGGAATGCTGGTTGCCGACCAGCGTTTCTCCAGCGAAATCACCTGTCGACCGCCGGTGATGCTGACACACGGCGCCGCCGATGAAGTTTTACCCGCGGCCTGCCTTCCCGCCGCGGAGGCGGGTCTCAAGGCGGCGGGAATCACTGTTGAATCTCACCTCGTGCCGGGTTTGGGACACGGCATCGACGAGACGACGCTGCGGTTTGACCTCGCGTTTCTAGCGCGCGTTTTCGCTGCGACAGCCTGA
- a CDS encoding DUF4743 domain-containing protein, with product MSFVERLQACAVFDPAGYLPFSIEGADVGLMRPEFAAHLAEFPAVFDVDADFVRLQPALDHPDVRTQAVDDVLRLLATRGVLSGWREEVYPVAPRPEMRPLMTLERAAVPLFGVWASGVHINGFVRDGSELLMWVGRRSPDKQTAPNKLDQIVAGGRSAAYSIFETVIKESEEEAGIETGLIRYARPVGALSYCTERPEGLRRDVLYLFDLELPPDFVPVNRDGEIAEFMLWPVDRVREMVRDTEAFKFNCALVVIDFLIRHGVLSPDDEADYLAIVHGLHAPR from the coding sequence ATGAGCTTCGTCGAAAGGCTTCAGGCGTGTGCCGTGTTTGACCCGGCAGGATATCTGCCGTTCTCGATTGAGGGGGCGGATGTCGGGCTGATGCGGCCGGAATTTGCTGCTCATCTGGCGGAATTTCCCGCGGTTTTCGATGTCGATGCCGATTTCGTTCGGCTGCAGCCGGCTCTTGATCATCCGGACGTTCGAACACAGGCAGTGGATGATGTGCTCCGCCTGCTGGCGACACGGGGCGTGCTGAGCGGTTGGCGGGAAGAGGTCTATCCGGTTGCGCCAAGGCCGGAGATGCGGCCGCTCATGACTCTGGAGCGAGCCGCCGTGCCATTATTTGGCGTCTGGGCGTCGGGAGTGCATATCAACGGTTTCGTACGCGACGGATCAGAACTACTGATGTGGGTCGGCAGACGTAGCCCGGATAAGCAGACGGCGCCGAATAAGCTTGACCAAATTGTCGCTGGGGGCCGCTCAGCCGCGTACAGTATTTTCGAGACAGTTATCAAGGAAAGCGAGGAGGAAGCCGGGATTGAAACGGGACTCATTCGCTACGCACGTCCCGTTGGGGCTTTATCATACTGTACAGAGCGGCCAGAAGGTCTGCGCCGGGACGTCCTTTATCTGTTTGATCTTGAGCTTCCCCCAGACTTTGTTCCGGTAAATCGCGATGGCGAAATTGCCGAGTTTATGCTGTGGCCTGTCGATCGTGTCCGTGAAATGGTTCGCGATACGGAGGCCTTCAAATTCAACTGCGCGCTCGTCGTGATTGATTTTCTTATCCGACATGGGGTGCTTTCGCCGGACGATGAAGCCGACTATCTGGCCATCGTTCACGGCCTGCACGCCCCTCGCTGA
- a CDS encoding global cell cycle regulator GcrA-like protein, translating to MSTADWTPERIAALIALWNEELPTSEIGRRLSITKNAVIGKVHRLGLPQRRPNLKDEPTPADVVRLDMLNASMCSWPVGNPGESDFHFCGEPAASGKPYCAKHCAVAYIRTNRDRGGASSVA from the coding sequence ATGTCGACCGCCGACTGGACGCCCGAACGGATTGCCGCACTGATTGCTTTGTGGAACGAGGAGCTTCCCACGAGCGAAATCGGTCGCCGGCTTAGCATCACTAAGAATGCGGTGATCGGAAAAGTGCATCGTCTCGGACTGCCGCAACGCCGGCCAAATTTGAAGGATGAGCCGACGCCCGCGGATGTTGTCCGCCTCGACATGCTGAACGCCAGCATGTGCAGTTGGCCAGTTGGCAATCCCGGTGAATCCGACTTCCATTTTTGTGGTGAGCCGGCGGCTTCAGGCAAGCCTTACTGTGCGAAGCACTGCGCCGTCGCCTATATCCGGACGAATCGTGACCGTGGTGGGGCGTCTTCGGTTGCCTGA